A genomic stretch from Lathyrus oleraceus cultivar Zhongwan6 chromosome 2, CAAS_Psat_ZW6_1.0, whole genome shotgun sequence includes:
- the LOC127121305 gene encoding B3 domain-containing protein At3g18960 yields the protein MSSQEVDHWNNGVHFFKIILESTLQEEKLRVPISFVKGYWKGIENPVTLRLPNMIQKKVFWEKNSDYEVLFYNGWKEFANYLSMGDSQLLVFQYQENSLFNVIVFGKNGLEIKYDLPEINEESIEIEETENSLQIIGRPKSSKVFKRKINPKESKHEKRKVQKNGRSHNLIDVDNEDRKERSRVLYDKVKNTFHSNKDFFICMIQKTSIERDLLGIPSEFGKKFLHGMQGRNVTLFINPKKTWIVNLKFTSDHRYTLNGGWSKFRTHNNLKFGDICVLMLNKTKGKISFKVTIFSLENDI from the exons atgtcttctcaagaGGTTGATCATTGGAATAATGGTGTCCACTTTTTCAAGATTATTCTTGAAAGTACCCTCCAAGAAGAAAAACTG AGAGTTCCTATCAGTTTTGTGAAAGGGTATTGGAAGGGAATAGAAAACCCAGTTACCCTAAGGCTACCAAATATGATTCAAAAGAAAGTTTTTTGGGAGAAAAATAGTGATTATGAAGTTTTGTTTTACAATGGTTGGAAAGAATTTGCTAATTATTTATCTATGGGGGATTCACAACTTTTGGTCTTTCAATATCAAGAAAACTCTCTTTTTAATGTGATTGTATTCGGTAAAAACGGATTAGAAATAAAATATGATTTACCAGAGATTAATGAAGAATCTATTGAGATTGAAGAGACAGAAAATTCTTTGCAAATTATTGGAAGGCCAAAATCTTCAAAAGTTTTTAAGAGGAAAATCAATCCAAAAGAATCAAAACATGAGAAGAGAAAAGTCCAAAAGAATGGAAGATCCCATAATCTTATAGATGTGGACAATG AAGATCGGAAGGAGAGAAGTAGGGTTTTGTATGATAAAGTGAAGAACACATTTCACTCTAACAAGGACTTCTTTATATGCATGATTCAAAAGACATCCATCGAAAGAGATCTCTTG GGCATACCAAGTGAATTTGGTAAGAAATTTTTGCATGGAATGCAAGGAagaaatgttactctttttattaACCCTAAGAAAACATGGATTGTCAATTTGAAATTCACTTCAGATCATCGATATACACTAAATGGTGGTTGGAGTAAATTTCGGACTCATAATAATCTGAAATTTGGCGATATATGTGTTCTTATGCTTAATAAAACCAAAGGAAAAATTTCATTCAAAGTTACTATTTTCTCTCTAGAAAATGATATTTGA